In Deinococcus metallilatus, the sequence ACATGCTGATGTGGGTCCACAGCGACCGCGCCATCCCGCGCTCCTTTGCCATGATGGAGGGCTTCGGCGTCCACACCTTCCGCCTGGTGAACGCGCAGGGGCACGCGCACCTCGTCAAGTTCCACTGGAAGCCCCTGCTCGGCGTGCATTCGCTGGTGTGGGACGAGGCGCAGAAGATCGCGGGCAAGGACCCCGACTTCCACCGCCGCACGATGTGGGAGTCCATCGAGGCCGGGCAACCCTTCGAGTGGGAGCTGGGCGTGCAGGTCTTCACCGAGGCGCAGGCCGAGGGGTGGGACTTCGACGTGCTCGACGCCACCAAGATCGTGCCCGAGGACCTCGTGCCGGTGCAGCGGGTGGGGCGGATGGTGTTGAACCGCAACCCCGACAATTACTTCGCGGAGACCGAGCAGGTCGCCTTCATGACGACCAACATCGTGCCGGGCATCGACTTCAGCGACGACCCGCTGCTCCAGGGCCGCAACTTCAGTTACCTCGACACCCAGCTCTCCCGCCTGGGTTCGCCCAACTGGCCCGAGCTGCCTATCAACCGCCCGGTGAACCGCGTGGCGAACAACCAGCGCGACGGCCACATGCGCCAGACCGTCAACCGGGGGAGGGTGTCGTACGAGCCCAATACCCTGGGGGGCAACAAGCCCGCCGAGGTCCCGCAGGCGCGCGGCGGGTACGTGAGCTACCCCGAGCGGGTGTCCGGCCCCAAGGTGCGGGCCCGCGCCGAGAGCTTCGGGGACCACTACGGGCAGGCGCGGCTCTTCTGGAACTCGATGACGCCGGTTGAAAAGGAGCACATCACGCGCTCGCTCCAGTTCGAGCTGAGCAAGGTGGAGACGCGCGACATCCGCCTGCGGATGCTCGGCCACCTGGAGAGAATCAACGAGGTGCTCGCCGCGCAGGTGGCCCGGGCGCTGGGCGAGAGGCCCCGTGTGGGCGGCACGGCCAGGCCCGGCGGCACCGCCGACTCCGCCGCCGAGACGGCCGTCCTGGCGGCGGCGACCACGCCGACGAGCGCCTCCGGCCGCCTTCACCGAGCGAAGGGGTTGAGCCAGGAGGAGGGCCAGCCCCGCCTGGCCAGGGGGCGCAAGGTGGCGATCCTGGCCGCCGAGGGCGTGAACGCCGCGCAGGTGGCGGCGGTGAGCAAGGCCCTGACGGACGCGGGCGCGATGGCCGACATCGTCGGGCCGCACCTGGGGGCGCTCGCGGAGGGCGTGGTGGCGAACAAGACCCTCGCCAACACCGACCCGGTGCTGTACGACGCCGTGCTGGTGCCGGGCGGAGCGGCCAGCATTCAAACCTTGATCGGCCTGGGAGACGCCCACAATTTCGTGGCGCAGGCGTACAAGCACGCCAAGCCCATCGGGGCGCTAGGCGAGGGGACCGAGCTGCTCACGGCGTCCGAGATCGGGCGGCTGCTTCGCGCCATCGCGGGTCCGGCGGCGGGGGCGGTCCAGGCCCCAGCGGGCCGACCGGACGCTGTGCAGAACCTGTCCGAGGTGGGCGGGATGCGCCTCGCCAGCGGGGCGGGCGCGCAGAAGCTCGCCGAGTACGGCATCGTCGTCGGCCAGAACGGCGGCACCCCGGCGGCCCTGACGGCCTTCGTCACCGCGCTGGGACACCACCGCTACTGGGGCCGCCCGAACGTCGGGCAGGTTCCGGCATAAGTCCGGGGGGCCGCGCGGGAAAGCTTTCCTGCGTGCGGCCCGCGTCATTCCTCCCCCTGCGCCCTCCCCGGAGTTCTCCCCATGAACGAGCAGACCGGCACCACCGAACCCACCACCAGCAATGAGCGCACCAGGCGCGGCTTTCTGCGCGGCCTGGCGGGCACCCTCGCCCTCACCGGGTTCGGCCAGGCGTTCGGCCAGGACCGGGCCAGCACCGGAACCCTCGACCACGCCGCCGTCCTCGACCTCGCGGCGACCGCCGAGGCGCTGGCCGTCACCCTCTACCACCAGGCCCTGACCACGGCCACCTTCCGCATGGACGGGGACACCGCCGAACATCTGCGGGCCGTGCTGGACGCCGAGGCGCACCACCTGGAGGTGCTGCGGTCCCTGGGCGCCGCGCCGCTCGCGTCCCGCTTCTACCTGCCCCGGGAGCTGCTGCCGGATGCTGGCGCCTTCGCGGACACCGCCCTGCACCTGGAGGCGGTCTTCATCGGCGCGTACCTGGCGGCCACCCACCAGTTCGCGCAGCAGGGCCAGCCCGAACTGGCGGCGACAGCCGCGCAACTCGGGGCGAGCGAGGCCCAGCACCTCACGCTGCTGTCACAGCTCGCGGGCCTGGGACCGGGCGACCTCACCCTGCCCGCCGCGAGCTTTCGCCGGGTCGCGGACGCGGGTCCCGCCCTGGCCCCCTTCCTGCGGGGTGGACCGGGGGCCCTCGGGCCGGTCGCGCTGCCGCAGGCCGAGCAACTGCGCCTGGTCCTGGGGCAGCGCGCCGCCACACCCGGGCGGCCATTCGCGCGGACGTACACCCCCTCCCCACGCGGGCGGGGATGACGGGGCCGCCAACCCTCGCCGCCCCTTGTCCACACGGCGAACACCCCCGGGGAGGGTTCAGGGGGTCGAATGCGGGTGGCCCACCCCACAGGGCCCGGAGGTCCCGTTGAGCCTGTTCAGCGCAGGAAGGCCGCGAGCGCCAGCAGCGCCGCGAGCAGGACGGGTGGGGTCAGCACGATCCCGGCCCTGAAATACTCCCCCCAACTCACCCTCACCCCGCGCCGCCCCAGCAGGAACAGCCACAGCAACGTGGCGAGGCTCCCGGTGGGCGTGAGCTTGGGCCCGATGTCCGCGCCCACGATCAGCGCGTAGGCGAGGCCCTCCCGCACCTGCGGCGTCAGGGCGGCCCCCTGCACCCCGAGCAGCGCGAACAGCACCGCCGGGAGGTTGTTCATCAGGGCGCTCAGCGCCGCCACGCTACTCCCCGCAGCCAGCACGCCCGCCAGGGTGCCGTGCCCCGCCGCGCCCGCCACCAGCTCCCCGTACCCGGCGGTGAACCCGGCGCCGCGCAGCCCGTACACCACCAGATACATCCCCAGCGCGAACACCACCACGTCCCAGGGAGCGTGCCCCAGCACCGCGCGGCTCGACAGCTGCCGCGAGCGCGCCGCGACGAGCCACAGTGCGGCGGCCCCCAGGGTGGTCACCACGCCGAGCGGCACCCCCAGCGGGTCCGCCAGGAAGTACCCGGCGAGCAGGAGGGGCAGCACGGTCCACCCGGCGAGGAACAGACCGCGCGACCGCACCACGCTTCCTGGCGGGGGCAGGGTCGCCGGGTCGTAGCTCGTGGGCAGAGCGCGGCGGTACACCGCGAGCAGGACGGCGAGGCAGGCGAGCAGCGCCGCCGCGTCCACCGGGACCATCACCCGCGCGTACTGCGCGAAGTCCAGGTGGAAGGCGTCAGCCACGACGATGTTCACCAGGTTCGAGACCGGCAGGGGCAGGCTGGTGGCGTCCACCACGAACCCCACGGCGAAGGCGAAGGCCAGCGTGGCCGCGCGGGACAGCGCGAGGACCCCGGCGAGTTCGAGGGCGACGGGAGTGAGGATCAGGACGGCGCCGTCGTTGGCGAACAGGGCCGCGACCAGGGCGGTGAACACGATCAGCAGCACGAAGAGGACCACGCCGCGCCCGCGTCCCCAGCGCGCGAGGTGCAGCGCCGCCCAGCGGAAGAAGCCCGCCTCGTCGAGCAGCAGGCTCATCACGATCAACCCGACCAGGGTGAGCGTCGCGTTCCAGGTCGCGTGCCAGACCGCCGGGATGTCGGCGGGCCGGACCGCGCCCAGCAGCAGGCCGAGGGCGGCCCCGCCCAGCGCGGTCCAGGCGGGTTTCAGGCCGCGGGGCTGCCACACCACCAGGGCGACCGTCACGAGGAACACCAGCAGGGCGCTCACCGCCGCCCCCGGGCGTGCAGCCGCTCGACCCTCAACCGGTCCCGCGCGTCGAAGAGCGAGCGGTACGCGAGCAGCACCACGGCCAGGCTCCCCAGTGCCGAACTCGCCGCGAGGATGAACATGATCACGATCTGGTACCGCACGGCCGTGCCCGGCGGGGCGCCCGCCAGGATCTGCCCGGTCATCATGCCGGGCAGGCTCACGATGCCCATGACGGCCATGCTGCTGAGCACCGGGATCATGCCGGTCCGCACGGCGGCGGCGACCTCCGCGTGGGCGGCCTCCCAGCGGGTCGCGCCCAGCGCCAGCAGCTCCTCGATCTGCGGGCGGCGGGCGCGCAGGTCCCCGGTGAAGCGGTCCAGCGACAGGGCCACCCCGGTCAGGGTGTTGCCCAGCACCATCCCCAGGATGGGGATCGCGTACTGCGGCTCGAACCACGGGTGGACCCGCAGGAGGCCGGAAAGGGCCAGCCCCGTGAGCAGGAACGAGCTGCCGAACACTGCGAGGAAGGCGTCCAGGTACACCCGGGCGTACCGCTCGCGGCTGCGGGCCACCGCCGCCTGCCCGGCCAGGACGGTCATCACCAGCCCGATCCCCACGACGGGCAGCGGGGAGCGCAGGGCGAAGACCCACCCCAGGATCAGCCCCACCGCGAGGAGCTGCGCGACCATCCGCGCGCCCGCCACCAGGATGTCCCGCTCCAGCCCCAGGCGCAGCCGCACCGACAGCACGACGTTCACCAGCAGCAGCGCGGCCGCCAGGGCGAGTTGCCCGGCGCTGATCGGCACGCTCATGCCGTCACCGGCTGGGGCTGGAGGGGAACTTCGCGCGAGGCGACCCGGGCCCGTTGCGCGGGGTCGTGGCTGACCCAGACCAGCGCGCGCCGCGCGGCCCCGCGCAGCCAGCCCAGCAGCACGCGCTCCGCGCGGCGCGTGGTGTCCGGGTCGAGGGACGCGGTCGCCTCGTCGAGCAGCAGCACGGTGGGGCTGAGCAGCAGCGCGCGGGTGAGGGCCACGAGCTGCCCCTCGCCCCCCGAGAGGGTGGCCGCGTCCAGCCGCAGGAAGGCCCCGTCCCGCCCGAAGGCCCCGAGCAGCGCCTCCGCCTCACCGGGATGGAACATGCGGTGGCGGTGTGCCGCCAGGGTGAAGGGCCGCCGCAGGTGGTCGAGGACGGTGCCGCCGTCCAGGGCGGGCCGCTGGGGCAGGTAGGTGACGTGTGAGCGGTACCGGGGCATCGGCCACCCGGCCTGCGCCCGGCCCTCCAGCGTGATCTCGCCGCCCTCCAACGCGTCCAGCCCGGCGAGGGCGCGCAGCAGCAGGCTCTTTCCCGAGCCCGACGGCCCGACGACGGCCACGCTCTCCCCGGCGTCCACGTCCAGGCTCAGGTCCTGCCAGAGCGCGCGGCCATCCACGCTGCGCCGCAGGCCCGACGCCGACAGCAGGGCCATCAGCCGTCCCACGCCGACCGGAACGCCGGGCCGGGGGAGCGACCGGCCCGGGGACAGCCCGGGACGCCTCCAGTCACAGGCCAGCCGCGATGATCAACCGCCGCACCCCGCCCCGGGCTCTGTTCACCTTCACATCGGTACGCCTCCACTCTCCCACAGCTCACCTCGACCTCTGCCAGGATGGGGGCCGGAACCTCATGGTCAAGCCCTCGCCCCGCATTCCCCGGTACGTCAACACGTTCCCCGCAGGCCTGGCGACCGCCGCCCAGCTTCAGGCCGAGGGCCTCAAGCCCGGCACCACCGCCCCCGTCGCCCTCCTGGAATACCACGAGGGGGACCGCAGCGGGGTGTGCGGCCTCTTCGAGCGCTCGGCCGCCGTGCCCAGGATGGACTCGCCTCAACCCTTGTGAGTGGATGGGACCCCCGGGTTCGCGCCCCGACTCCTTGATGGCCGCGGGCTCCTCCGAGTCAGTCCCCCGAACCGCCGCCGGGAATGGCCTGATCGCGCTCCTGCACGCGCTGCCGGAACACGTAGTAGTTCCAGGCCTGGTAGCCGATGATCAGGGGGAGAAAGATCAGGCTCACCCAGGAGAGCAGGCGCAGGGTGTAGGGCTCACTCGCGCTGTTCCGCACGGTCAGGGTGTACGTCTCGCCCAGGGTGCTCGGCAGCACGTTCGGGTACAGGCTCAGGAAGATGGTCGCCGTCGAGAACACGACCGTCAGCCCGGTGGCCGCGAAGGCGAGCCCGTCGCGCCTGAGGGTCAGGGCCAGCCACACCAGGCCGAGGTTGAGGGCGGCCGCCGCCGGGAAGAGCCACTGGGACAACCCCAGCGAATTGAACACCCCGGAGCGCACGAAGCCCACGTACACGAAAGCGAGGACCAGCACGGTCGCGGCCGCCCCCCACAGCAGGGCCGCGCGCCGGGCCCGCAGGTACAGCGTGCTGCCCCGGTGCAGCCGCAGCAGCAGGTACGTCGCGCCGTGCAGCACGAACAGGCTCAGGGTGGCCAGCCCGCCCAGAACCGTGAAGAGGTCGAAGGCGCCCAGCACGTGGCCCTCGAAGCGGCCGCCGACCCCCAGCGGCAGCCCGCGCACCATGTTGGACATGATCACGCCCCATAAGAAGGCGGGCAGCAGGTTGGTGACAAAGGACGTGGCGTCCCAGAAGAGTCGCCAGCGGACGTGATCGACCTCCGAGCGGTACTCGAAGGCCACACCCCGCCCGATCAGGGCCAGCAGGATCAGGGCGAACAGCGGGTACAGGGCCGTCAGCAGCGCCCCGTACCACAGCGGGAACGCCGCGAAGATCACGCTGGCGGCCAGGATCACCCACACCTCGTTCGCCGCCCAGAAGGGGCCGACCGTGCCGATCAATGCGCGGCGTTGCACCTCGCTCCGCGCGAGGAAGGGTTGCAGGATGCCGACCCCGAAGTCGAAGCCGTCCAGGAAGAAATAGATCGTGAAGGTCAGGGCGGTCAGGGCGAACCAGACGGTGGGCAGGTCGACGGTCACGGCGCGGCTCCTTCGGGCAGGTAGTGCGGGGCGGGCACCGAGGGCGTCTCCACCTCGGGCCCGTGCATGCCGGCGCGGGCCGTCCGGGTGAGCAGGAAGACGTCCAGGCCGATCAGGGTCAGGTACACGACCCAGAAGGCCGCGAGCGAGACGAGCACCGTCTGCGGGGTGAGCCCGCTCACCGCGTCCGCCGTCCGCAGCAGGCCCTGCACGATCCAGGGCTGGCGGCCCATCTCGGTGGCGACCCAGCCGCTGAAGTTCGCCAGGTGCGGCGCGAGCGGCATCACCAGCAGCAGCGGGTAGAGTCGGCCCGGGTCGTCGAGCCTACCCCGCCGCCAGCGCCAGGTGTAGTAGGCGCTGACGAGCAGCATCAGGCCGCCCAGCCCCACCATCACGCGGAAGGCCCAGTACACCGGCCAC encodes:
- a CDS encoding catalase — protein: MAQNRKLSTPLSLDDTASKLDEQTKAQDLSANTASPGARLTDNMGHAVSDDQNSLRAGVRGPTLMEDFLFREKLHHFDHERIPERVVHARGAGAHGYFQLDKSLSAYTTAKVLTEVGVQTPVFARFSTVAGSRGSADTARDVRGFAVRFYTQEGNWDLVGNNIPVFFIQDAIKFPDLIHSVKPEPHNEIPQAASAHDTFYDFISLTPESMHMLMWVHSDRAIPRSFAMMEGFGVHTFRLVNAQGHAHLVKFHWKPLLGVHSLVWDEAQKIAGKDPDFHRRTMWESIEAGQPFEWELGVQVFTEAQAEGWDFDVLDATKIVPEDLVPVQRVGRMVLNRNPDNYFAETEQVAFMTTNIVPGIDFSDDPLLQGRNFSYLDTQLSRLGSPNWPELPINRPVNRVANNQRDGHMRQTVNRGRVSYEPNTLGGNKPAEVPQARGGYVSYPERVSGPKVRARAESFGDHYGQARLFWNSMTPVEKEHITRSLQFELSKVETRDIRLRMLGHLERINEVLAAQVARALGERPRVGGTARPGGTADSAAETAVLAAATTPTSASGRLHRAKGLSQEEGQPRLARGRKVAILAAEGVNAAQVAAVSKALTDAGAMADIVGPHLGALAEGVVANKTLANTDPVLYDAVLVPGGAASIQTLIGLGDAHNFVAQAYKHAKPIGALGEGTELLTASEIGRLLRAIAGPAAGAVQAPAGRPDAVQNLSEVGGMRLASGAGAQKLAEYGIVVGQNGGTPAALTAFVTALGHHRYWGRPNVGQVPA
- a CDS encoding ferritin-like domain-containing protein; the encoded protein is MNEQTGTTEPTTSNERTRRGFLRGLAGTLALTGFGQAFGQDRASTGTLDHAAVLDLAATAEALAVTLYHQALTTATFRMDGDTAEHLRAVLDAEAHHLEVLRSLGAAPLASRFYLPRELLPDAGAFADTALHLEAVFIGAYLAATHQFAQQGQPELAATAAQLGASEAQHLTLLSQLAGLGPGDLTLPAASFRRVADAGPALAPFLRGGPGALGPVALPQAEQLRLVLGQRAATPGRPFARTYTPSPRGRG
- the arsB gene encoding arsenical efflux pump membrane protein ArsB produces the protein MSALLVFLVTVALVVWQPRGLKPAWTALGGAALGLLLGAVRPADIPAVWHATWNATLTLVGLIVMSLLLDEAGFFRWAALHLARWGRGRGVVLFVLLIVFTALVAALFANDGAVLILTPVALELAGVLALSRAATLAFAFAVGFVVDATSLPLPVSNLVNIVVADAFHLDFAQYARVMVPVDAAALLACLAVLLAVYRRALPTSYDPATLPPPGSVVRSRGLFLAGWTVLPLLLAGYFLADPLGVPLGVVTTLGAAALWLVAARSRQLSSRAVLGHAPWDVVVFALGMYLVVYGLRGAGFTAGYGELVAGAAGHGTLAGVLAAGSSVAALSALMNNLPAVLFALLGVQGAALTPQVREGLAYALIVGADIGPKLTPTGSLATLLWLFLLGRRGVRVSWGEYFRAGIVLTPPVLLAALLALAAFLR
- a CDS encoding ABC transporter permease, which produces MSVPISAGQLALAAALLLVNVVLSVRLRLGLERDILVAGARMVAQLLAVGLILGWVFALRSPLPVVGIGLVMTVLAGQAAVARSRERYARVYLDAFLAVFGSSFLLTGLALSGLLRVHPWFEPQYAIPILGMVLGNTLTGVALSLDRFTGDLRARRPQIEELLALGATRWEAAHAEVAAAVRTGMIPVLSSMAVMGIVSLPGMMTGQILAGAPPGTAVRYQIVIMFILAASSALGSLAVVLLAYRSLFDARDRLRVERLHARGRR
- a CDS encoding ABC transporter ATP-binding protein → MALLSASGLRRSVDGRALWQDLSLDVDAGESVAVVGPSGSGKSLLLRALAGLDALEGGEITLEGRAQAGWPMPRYRSHVTYLPQRPALDGGTVLDHLRRPFTLAAHRHRMFHPGEAEALLGAFGRDGAFLRLDAATLSGGEGQLVALTRALLLSPTVLLLDEATASLDPDTTRRAERVLLGWLRGAARRALVWVSHDPAQRARVASREVPLQPQPVTA
- the cydB gene encoding cytochrome d ubiquinol oxidase subunit II — translated: MTVDLPTVWFALTALTFTIYFFLDGFDFGVGILQPFLARSEVQRRALIGTVGPFWAANEVWVILAASVIFAAFPLWYGALLTALYPLFALILLALIGRGVAFEYRSEVDHVRWRLFWDATSFVTNLLPAFLWGVIMSNMVRGLPLGVGGRFEGHVLGAFDLFTVLGGLATLSLFVLHGATYLLLRLHRGSTLYLRARRAALLWGAAATVLVLAFVYVGFVRSGVFNSLGLSQWLFPAAAALNLGLVWLALTLRRDGLAFAATGLTVVFSTATIFLSLYPNVLPSTLGETYTLTVRNSASEPYTLRLLSWVSLIFLPLIIGYQAWNYYVFRQRVQERDQAIPGGGSGD